The Hippopotamus amphibius kiboko isolate mHipAmp2 chromosome 3, mHipAmp2.hap2, whole genome shotgun sequence genomic interval AGGCAGGAAtgacctagagggtgtgtgttcTAAAGCAAGTCAGTGTTTTCTATTAAAACAATATGATTGGAACCTTGTACCTTTATACCCAGGAAATCAATATTAGCTTTAAGTGTGTAGGAGAGTCTATTATTACTGCTATGCATGTTGTTCCCACTTATGATCAATTTCTTGAGTTTATAAGAGACCATAACTGCTAACAAATATCAATGCCTTATACACAATCAAATAAACCTCCAAGACATACACAGATGAAGCTTAGCTACACTGAGCCTTACCTGAGCATTCTGCACATATTTCTTAAAGGATCATTTTTCTCCCAGCTGCTTGGAGTGTATTTCTCCCTATGGCCctggaaacaaaagagaatatcCTTTGGGTATAATGAATGTTTCAGTTAACTCTCCTTTTAACCTCTTAATGTGCAGACATTATGTAAACTGGAATATTTGAACCTGATCATAGATCCTCAAGGGTGTCTGTAAATCGAGATGGCAATGTCTGGAACTGCCTGACATTGTgccccaaataaaaaaaatattaatgaaataaaatgttcagGCCAAACGTTGCCCAAACCATGGCTGGCTGGCATTTTTCTGAGACAGTAGGCTGCGATTTGGTGGAAACCCATGTACAGGTTGGGAAAGAAGACTGAGGAGAACTGCAGACACTTGGGcatttccctctttccctggGTTCAGAGTCAGTTCAGCATTAGAAATCAATTGGCAAGTGTTGAGGGTAAAGAATGTGAGGCTGGATATTGAGTGATGGAGAGGAGAGATGGAGAGCAATGTGAGTGCACCCCTTCTGCTCAGTTTCAGGTTTATAAAAAGCCTTTTGATATCAGCAGCACTACAGCTCAAGCTTCATCATCATCAGCTATGATTTTAGATGCCTTTTCTCTGGATATTTCTCTGAGAAGTATTCTCTAAGAATATTTGCTTCACTGAGTAGCAGATGCCAGTCTCCAGCTTAGGAGAAAATCAGCACTTCGAAACCCTTATTAGATTTTAGCAAATCCTTAGTATTATTAACTGTCCCAAGTTATTTTCCCTTCTCCTATGTAAATgttctctaaaatgaaaaatttaatctTGTTGGGCCATTTCTATGGAGGATGAGTACTTTATGAACTACTTCCTTtacatatttcacattttacCATTGAAAATGACAACCccctttatttattcagtcaaaaATGAATTGCCTCTCCCACATTTAGTGTTGCCTTCCTCAAATTACTCTCTATCAGGTCgctctttgttattttatttgcaGCACTCGAACACTTATACCATtagatattacattttatttttgttttcttggttttctttacCAGGTGTGGGGACTGAAGTCCTAGAAAAGGCCATCTGCTTTAAACTCATTACCAAGCCACTGCCAATTAAAAACATCAAGTCCTACACCATCAAGGAGGGCGCCATGAAAGCAGTGATGTGAGTTTCTCACCCTCAAATCTGGGCTTGATGGAGcacagtgtatagaaatgctgcCCTCCTCAGGAAAAATAAGTTCAACGAGGAGGGAAACCTCAACTTAGCCAGTagtccttttgtttttccatatgaaCCATGTCTTTGCATAGCCTCAAACAATGATTATGACAAAAGTTGGCAGCTAAGTGAAGAATATCACCCTCCTCTCTGATTTAGCTTAGCAGAAGTATCTAACTACTGTAGGAACCAGATGAATAACGTGCTCTGTCCCCAGAGTTAGGTTTAGAGCTGGCTGGTTCAGATCAGGATTTGACTGTAGGGCCACACTGGTGTGGGGTGCATCCTTTCCCATCACTCCCCTCCGCTGCCTTTCTCTTCCCTCATGGTTGCTGGTGTAGAGTGCCATCTTTTATCAGTTGCCATAGCTCAAGGAATAGTGTCAACAGCTAGCCTACATGGTACCATTCTTTTCCAGGATCTCATTTTCAGAGCAGCAACTCTTCCCAACACACAATTGTAACTTTACCCCCttcaaatagaataaagaaatccTCTTTTGCCCAGAAAATAAGATGAGTGGGCTTAGTTTTGAAGACTAAGATGATATGTGATAATTGGACTAGATGACCTCAAATGTCCAGTTTAATGACATCATTTGTTAGCAATGATGAGAAAAGAAGGCTGCAAGTTATGTTGAACAAAGGATCTGGGTATTCCCTGGAGCCATTTCTCCTTTATGTGAAAATAGATTGCAGAAGAAAGATTTTCATTTATGGTCTCCTGAATATGAAAGACTGTCCAGTCATTTCTGCGCAAAGTCTCTTATATATGATCTGATCTTAACTTCTGGTCCCAAGGCTTTGTGGATGTGACTAACTTTGTCTATCTTTTCCATGTATTGCAGATTTGTTACCAGACGTGGCCTTAAAGTCTGTGCTAGTCCGCAAGTTGAATGGGTGAAAGAAGCAGTCCAAACAATGGACAAGTCTACCAGGAGAAATGTGAGCCAGACCAAGCCTATAGGAGCCCAATAATCCACCAATACAGCTGTGACCCTGACTGGGTAGTGATCTTCTGGCACCTTGTCCCCTCGCTAGCCAGCCAACTCATTTCCCTTTAAAGCTCATGGACTAATTACATTATATTCACCTTTTATAAAAGTGCTTCatgaatcaaattatttttatatttttattttttatgtttttcatattcattttgatgctttaattaataaatatttgttgttaagAATAGTCCCAAAATTTATTCATTACATATTGGGAAAGGTAATACAtcatttttgttctattttggtaCTAACTGTACCTCCTTTTGATGGTATCCATGATGGGAGAGATTTCAGTCAGTGCTTATCAGAGATGAAAGCTATATTCATCATTCTTCGGTTCTAGAGTGAAATAGTTCTCTACAAGAGTCATAGGTGACAACTG includes:
- the LOC130850373 gene encoding lymphotactin-like, with product MRLLILAFLGICCLAAYTVEGVGTEVLEKAICFKLITKPLPIKNIKSYTIKEGAMKAVIFVTRRGLKVCASPQVEWVKEAVQTMDKSTRRNVSQTKPIGAQ